The genomic window CAAGATTAATTATTTAGATCTGTTCTAAATATTATTCGTAAATTTATCCTGTATTTTTGAAGTAATCCATGTTTAAACAGATCCGAAATTATAAGCTTCCTTATATCGTCTACAACTTTTTCAATAAAAAAAAGCTTAAGCACAATATTCCTTTATATAAAAAATATGGAATTCCTAAAAGTTATTTCTCAAGCATTTCCAGTAAAGATTTTGAACATCTTCCCACAACTGAGCGAAAAGTGGATTATGATAGGTTGAAAGAGACCAATTTCTATAAAAATCTTTCAGAGGAAAATCAACACAGTGCGGAAAATTTTGACGATCTGGGATATTTGATCTTACGAAATTATCTTACCGATGAAACAACCGATAAAATCAATGATGAGATCCATAAATTGATGACTGACGGTACGATTAAATTTCGTTATGGCGGTAAATTGATGTTCGCCATTCATCATTCGGAAATCATTAGAAATATTGGTGACAACAAAGATCTGCTGGATTTTCTTTCTATATTAATAGACGGCCAGGCAAAGCTTTTTCAAAGTATTAATTTCATTAATGGAAGCCAGCAGAAAACCCATTCTGATAGCATTCACATGACGACTTATCCGTTGGGTGGACTTCTTGGAGTTTGGATAGCTTTAGAAGATGTTGATGAAAATAACGGAGCCCTCCACTATATTCCTGGAAGCCATAAATTACCTTATTTTCTTAACTCTGAATACGATAATGAAGGCGATGCTTTCAGGATTGGTAAAAAGAGTTATAAAGCCTATGAAGAATTTCTCGAAGGAAAAGTAAGGGAATTGGGTTTAAAAAAAGAAATTTTCAGAGCAAAAAAAGGAGATCTTCTGATCTGGCATGCCAATATTCTGCACGGTGGTGAACCGCATTTAGATAAATCAAGGACAAGAAAAAGTCTGGTTTACCATTATTTCGATGAAAACAGCGTGTGCTATCATGAAGTCACTCAGCGCCCGGCACTTTTTGAATTGTAATTATTTCGCTACAAAAAAAGATTGCATTCATCATAGTATTCAATGTCTTAGAGCATTTATTATCAGTGTAAAATTTGCGGTATTTAAATTCTGAAAAATGATGTAGAAATATGCAAATAATTACTAATTTTGCTACCTCAAATTATGACTAGTTTTTCAGGATATTTACCCTATGCTTTTGCATTGATCATTGCAATTCCTTTTTTGGTATTGCTACGACAATTTGTATTCACTTACATTAAACTTAAAGAGCAGGAAATCAGGCTGCTTTCCGTAAAATCGAATTCAGAGAATAAAACACAGTCTTACGAAAGGATGACCTTATTTATGGAAAGACTAAAACCTTCCAACCTGATCCAGCGATTCGATAAAGGTTTGGCCGCCCACGAATTTATTTTCCTTACTGAAAAGGCAATCAATGAAGAATTCGATTATAATGCTTCCCAACAGCTTTATATCACTAAAAATTCGTGGCAAAACATTGTCGATTCAAAGAATGCAGTGATCGCGCTGCTTCACAAAACGTACCAGGAAAGTAATGGAAACATCACTCTTGATGAATTCAAAACCATTCTTCTGATGAATTACATGGAAGGAGAAGATTACATTTCCATGACAATCGAAGATTTAAGAAAAGAGATTTTAATAATAGCTTAACTAAAAAATAAAAAATTTAAATAAATGATTCCAAATTTTAAAGCACATCCATGGCACGGAATTTCTGCAGGAGAAGATGCGCCGAATGTTGTAAACGTTTTCGTGGAGATCGTTCCTTCAGACACTATTAAATACGAAGTAGATAAAGAAACAGGATTTTTGAAGGTAGACCGTCCTCAGAAATTCTCTAATATTATTCCGGCTCTTTACGGATTTGTCCCTAGAACGTATTGCGATACTGCGGTCATGAACCTTGCTGTTGAAAGAGGAGCGACAGATGTTACTATGGGAGACCATGATCCGCTTGATATCTGTGTATTGAGTTCTCACAACATCCACGCCGGTGGTCTTTTGATGGAGGCTATTCCAATCGGTGGCTTTAAAATGATCGACGGAGGAGAAGCAGACGATAAAATTGTTGCAGTAATGATCGGTGACCACGCTTTCGGACATTTCAGAGATATTGCTGAACTTCCTGAAGCAGAAGTGAAACGATTAATGCACTACTTCCTGACATACAAAAACTTACCGGATGAGCCTGCAAAATGCAGAATTCAGGAAGTATATGGTGCCGAACATGCAAAAACGGTAATCAAGGCATCTCAGGAAGATTATCTGAACAATTACGGAGGATAATACATCTTTCTGTTATATAGGATTAAAAGGATAAGTGGAATTTTCATTTATCCTTTTTCTTTTCGTATCGATGTTAAATAATTCTAGCAGGAAAAGCGGAGAAACATCCGCAAAATAGAAGCAATCACCGGCTGATAAAGTAATTTTAAATAAATTTTAAGTCCGTAGGTTCTTCGGTTTATTTCAAAATAAATAAATTTGTAGTACAAAAGTTTATACAAAATGTCAAAAAAAGCAATATTAGCGATCCTTGACGGATGGGGACTGGGAACAAATCCTGACGTTTCAGCACTGGATAAGGCAAACACACCTTTTATCGATAGCTGTCTTAAAAATTTTCCACATACCACACTTGAAGCCAGCGGACTTGCGGTAGGCCTGCCTGCCGGACAGATGGGGAATTCCGAAGTAGGGCATATGAACCTGGGAGCGGGAAGAGTAGTGTACCAGAACCTCGTAAAGCTGAATATGGCAGTAGAAAACGGTTCCTTAGGACAGCAGAAGACCATTCAGGATGCTTTTGATTATGCTAAAAAAGAAAATAAAAAAGTACATTTCATCGGCTTGGTTTCCGATGGAGGAGTACATTCACATATCAACCATTTAAAAGGCCTCTTAACGGCTGCCCATGAATCCGGGCTACACGAAAATGTTTTTGTACATGCTTTTACGGATGGGCGCGATTGTGATCCGCACTCGGGAAAAGGATTTATCGAAGATCTTCAGGACCATATGGAAAAAACCGTCGGAAAACTGGCGACGGTAGTCGGAAGATATTATGCGATGGATCGTGACAAAAGATGGGAGCGTGTAAAAATTGCCTACGACGCGATGGTAGAAGGTGTAGGAGCGCAGACAACAAATGCCCTTTTGGAAATTCAAAAGTCGTATGATGAGAATATTACCGATGAATTCATGAAACCGATTATCATGATCGATTCCACTGCCATAGGAAATGTTGTACCGGTGGCTAAAATCAATGATCATGATGTGGTGATTTGCTTCAATTTCCGTACAGACCGTGGCCGTGAAATTACCGAGGTGCTTACCCAGCACGACAACCCGGAATATTTTATGAGAAAACTGCCGTTGTACTATGTCACCTTAACTAATTACGATAAAACGTTCCAGAATGTCCATGTGGTTTTTGATGAAGAAGTTTTGCATGAAACGATGGGAGAAATCCTGGAAAGAAACCATAAGACGCAGATCAGAATTGCAGAAACGGAAAAATATCCTCACGTAACCTTTTTCTTTTCCGGGGGAAGAGAAGAGCCTTTTAACGGAGAAAAAAGACTGCTTTGCCCGAGCCCGAAAGATGTTCCAACCTACGATCTGAAGCCTGAAATGTCAGCTTATGACATTACCAATGCCATTGTACCGGAACTGGAACATGAAACGGCGGATTTTGTATGTCTGAATTTTGCCAATACCGATATGGTGGGCCACACAGGGGTTTTCGAAGCAGCAGTAAAAGCAGCGGAAACCGTAGATAAATGTATTGAAAAAGTAGCAACTACAGCTTACGAACATGGATATGCCGTTTTTATCCTGGCAGACCACGGAAACTCCGACGTGATGATCAATGCGGATGGATCGCCGAATACACAGCACTCTACCAACCTGGTACCTTTCATTGTGATGGATAAAGACAACACCTGGAATCTTAAACCAGGAAAATTAGGAGATGTAGCGCCTACAATTCTAAAAGTAATGGGGGTAGAAATACCGGAAGTAATGAACGGAGATATCCTGGTAAGCTAAAATATAATAATATAAAGCAATAAGTGCCGTTATGATATTCATAGCGGCATTTTTTATGACGAATATCAGAAGAATTAACATAATATTATGTCTTAAATAATATAGAAAGCTTTAACTTTGTGGTTTAATCTAAATTCTAAAAATGTATCAACAGCTCGTAAGAAAAGAAGTAATGGGAATCTTGGAAAAGGAAGTCGGTTCTTTTCTGGATAAATTTTTAACGCCGATTGAAAAAATCTGGCAGCCTTCCGATTATCTTCCTGATCCTTCCAGCGAGAACTTCAAATACGATTTAGAAGAAATCCAGACGTTCGCAAGAGAAATGCCGTACGATCTTTTCGTAACACTTATCGGCGACTGTATTACGGAGGAAGCTTTGCCTTCTTACGAATCATGGCTGATGGGAGTAGACGGTGTAGATCAGGAACAGAAAGAAATCGGCTGGGCCAACTGGGTGAGAGCCTGGACCGCTGAGGAAAACAGACACGGAGACCTTTTAAGCAAGTACCTCTATCTGTGCGGAAGAGTAAATATGCGGGAAGTTGAAGTAACTACCCAATATCTGATCAACGACGGTTTTGATCTGGGTACCAGCATGGACCCTTACCGAAACTTCGTTTACACCAGCTTCCAAGAAACTGCGACCAACATTTCCCACAGAAGGGTAGGTACATTGGCTAAGCAGTGCGGAAACGGAAAGCTGGCGAAAATGTGCGGGGTGATTGCTGCCGATGAAGCGAGACACGCAAAAGCATATAAACATTTTGTTGCCAAAATTCTAGAAATCGATCCATCCGAAATGATTCTTGCATTCGAAGACATGATGCGTAAAAAAATCGTTATGCCGGCACACATGATGAGACAGTCCGGACAGAAAGCTGGAGAGCTTTGGGGTCATTTTTCTGACGCCGCACAGCGATGCATGGTCTACACCGGACAGGATTACATCAACATTATGAAAGAGCTATTGGATGAATGGAAAATCGAACATGTAAAAGGACTGAATGAAAAAGCGGAAAAAGCACAGGAATACCTGATGAAACTTCCGGCAAGACTTCAGAAAATTACAGACCGTATTTCAACACCTGATCTGCAGTTCCAGTTCAACTGGGTGAAGAGCTAATTTTAAAATGATAATTAAATAATAAAGTTGAGAGTGCTGGGTATTCAGCACTCTTTTATTTTTGTATCTTTGCGTTTCAAAAATATTCAATATGATGAATAACAAAAAGATTGCTGTAGACTTCGACGGAACCATTGTTGACGATGCTTATCCGTCCATCGGCAAACCAAAGATTTTCGCTTTTGAAACCCTGAGAAGACTTCAGGCCGAAGGATACAGACTGATTTTATGGACTTACAGACACGGCAAAACCCTTGATGAAGCCGTAGAATTCTGCAAAAAAAACGGGATTGAATTTTATGCCGTTAATTCAAGCTTTGAAGGAGAAGTTTTTGATTCCGCTACCCAATCCAGAAAGCTGGATGCAGACTGGTTTATCGACGACCGTAACCTGGGCGGTTTTCCGGGATGGGGAGAAATCTACAACATTATCCAGGAAAGAATCGAATTCAGGGTAGAAGGAAAAGAAGTCCTTGCGTATTCCAAGCTAAAAAAAGAAAAGAAAAAAGGATTATTCTGGTAAAAATAATCTCATAATGTATCAGTGTAACAATGTATTAATTTTTTAATTCGTTATCGTTACATTGGTAGATGTATAAATTGTTACGTTATTTATGATTCAGTTAAAGACAATAGACGAATTGCGTCTTATGAAGCAGAGTGCCCAACTGGTTTCCAGAACGCTGGGAATGCTGGCTAAAGAAATCAAGCCGGGAATTACTACTCTGTATTTAGATAAATTAGCCCACGATTTTATTAAAGATCATGGTGCTGAGCCTGCATTTTTAGGATACGGAGGTTTTCCGTATTCGCTTTGTATCTCTCCAAACGAGCAGGTAGTACACGGTTTTCCAAGCAAAGAAGAAATAAAGGAAGGTGATGTGCTTTCTGTAGACTGTGGCGCTGTTTTGAACGGTTTTGTCGGAGACCACGCCTATACTTTCGAAATCGGTGAAGTAAAGCCGGAGACCAAAAAGCTGCTGAAAGTTGCCAAAGAATCTTTATACAAAGGAATTGAACAATGTGTAAGAGGAAAAAGGATTGGTGATATTTCACATGCGATCCAGGCGCACTGCGAAAAAGAAGGCTATGGGGTCGTAAGAGAGCTTGTAGGCCACGGAGTAGGAAGGCAGATGCATGAAGACCCTCAGGTTCCGAACTACGGAAGACAGGGAAGCGGAAAAGTCATCAAAGATGGTTTGACAATCGCTATTGAACCGATGATCAACCTAGGCACCGAAAAAGTGAAATTCCATAATGACGGATGGACAGTAACTACCTTGGATAATCAGCCTTCAGCCCATTTTGAGCATGATGTGGCGGTAATCAACGGAAAACCGGTACTGCTTTCAACATTCCAATATATTTATGATGCATTGGGAATTGCGAGCGATGAAGAAAAAGCGTTCCAACTGGATTTTTAAATGAAAAAAATCACTAAACTTTTACTGAATAAAATTCCCCGTCCGGTGCTGATCAAAATGAGTATCTGGGCGCGGCCGCTTATTTATCAGTTTTTTAAAGGCGATAAGTTTATTGATCCTATTGATGGGAAATCATATCGAAAATTCCTCCCGTACGGATACGGAAGCCAGCGGGAAAATGCTTTGTCTCCGGGAACATTGAGCCTGGAAAGACACCGCCAGATGTGGCTGTACCTTCAGAACGAAACTGATTTTTTCATTAAAAATTATAAAGTTCTACACATCGCTCCCGAACAGGAATTTTTAAGAAAGTTCAAAAGGATGCGAAATCTGGACTACATTTCCGCAGATCTCTATTCTCCAATTGTCGATGTAAAAGCAGATATTCTGAACCTGCCTTTTGCCGACGAAAGTTTTGATATTGTATTCTGCAACCATGTGCTGGAACATATTGAAGATGACGCGAAAGCAATGAGTGAATTGTACAGGATTCTTAGACCGGGAGGCTGGGGAATCGTACAGGTTCCGATGAAAAATGCACTGGAGAAAACCTATGAAGATTTCACGATTAAAGATCCCAAAGAGCGCCAGAAACATTTCGGGCAGTACGACCATGTCCGCTGGTACGGAATGGACTATTTCGAACGTCTGAAAAAAGCGGGATTTGAAACTGATATCAACTTTTATTCACAAACTTTTTCCGAAGAAGAAATTAAAAAATACGGGCTGAGAAAAAATGAAATTCTGCCTGTGATCTATAAGAAAAATTAAAAACCGTCTCCTTTTCGGAGACGGTTTTTGTTTGTATAGACATTTGTAATTATTCCTTGATGAACTTGTAGGGTTTTTTGTTGTGAATGATCAGCATATATTGTCCTGCTGCAAAATTTTGCGTATCAACCTGGACTTTGTTATCAGCAGTCTTTCCTTCATATATTTTTTGACCTAGCATATTGAAAATCTGTATCGAAAGATTATTTTCAATATTTTCTACTATTAGACGTTCTTTTACGGGATTGACGAAAGTTACGAAATCGTTTTTACCTTCAGTTTCTTTTGTTCCCAAAAATATATTGCTGTTGTTGTAAAACACTTTATTTCCATTGGAAGGATTGGTGATAATTAAAGTTTTGCCTGAACTGTTTGCTACGATTTCATATTCAAAAGTACTTCCTAGGGCAGGATATATATAAAAGTCTGTATGTTGCTGATCAAAGCTGTTCACAGCTGAAGCGTTATTACCTCCGTACATAGCTAATGTGCATGCGGAACTCATTTTAGTAAATGTATTTACCCCGGTAAAGGTGGTTGCGATCTGGCAGCTGTTAAAATATCTGGAATTAAATGCATAACCGCTTCCCGGAGACGGATAGGTTGTAAATTCCGATTGTGAAAGAGTAATACTCATTGCTGGCGTTGTTACCGTTTGTCCTGCAGTTACAATTTTGGAAATATACCAGTTGTTGGTAAATAATTCAGAATTTTGAGCAAATAAAAATCCACCCGCAAATAAAAGAAAGAAAGTTTTTTTCATGATTATAATTTTTCACAAATATAAGGAAAAAACAATCAAAAAACCGTTTTCAGCAGGTGAAAACGGCTTCGCTATAAAGCATTTAACAAGATTAAATTAATAGGTGTATATGTTTTTTATTTAGTGAGGCGATACTGCTTTTAGTCCGATCACCGAACCGATTAAGGTAACAATAAAAAATATTCTCCAGAACGTTACCGGATCTTTAAAAAAGAAAATTCCCATCAGTGCAGTTCCCACGGCACCGATTCCCGTCCAGACGGCATATGCGGTTCCGATTGGAAGCGTTTGGGTAGCTTTGATCAGCAGCAGCATGCTTACCGTAAGAGAGATCAGAAACCCGGCAAACCACAGGTACATGGCAGTTCCACTTGTTTCTTTTACTTTTCCGAGACATGAGGCAAAAGCAACCTCAAACAGACCGGCAACAACCAGGATCATCCAATTCATTTGTTCTGACTTTTCTCCTGCAAAGGTCAGGATTTAATAAGAATTAAAATTTTACAATTGTTAAAAAAGAAAAAAATCAGCATAAAACCCTTAAAACATTGAAATTCTAAAACACTCCAACCCTCCAACTCATTTCATCTCCGCCCGGATCCTGCTCAGGCTCACCTGCGTAATTCCCAAATAAGAAGCGATGTGTCCCAGCTGAACACGTTTTAAAAGATCAGGCTTGTCACGCATCAGGTCTTTATACCGTTCCAGAGCAGTTTTGAACTGTCTGGAAATAATCAGTTCCTCGGTTTTTACCAGTTCGCGTTCGGCAAATTTCCGGCCCCAGTTGGCGATATGAATATCTTCGTGATATAATTTTTTCAGATTTTCGGTTTTCAGCTTATACATTTCGCACGGCTCCAGCAATTCTATATTCTCATAACCCGGATTGTTTTCCACATAGCTTTTCATCGAGACCACCGGTTCGCCTTCACTTCCGAACCAGAAAGTAATGTCTTTCTCCTCTGCAGAGGCATAAGCACGGACAATTCCTGTTTTTACAAAATAGACATACGGAACAAATTTACCGGCTTCCATCAGACAGAAATTCTTAGGATAAGATACTTCCTTAATAGATTCTTTTAGGCTGATTTTCGACGACTCGGGAAGAGGGTAGATGCGGTCCAGAATTTCATCAATGCTCATTTTTGATTTGGTCATATCTCAAAAATATTAGTTTTCCCGCTTTCTTTGAAGATAATATTCGTCAATTTTAAAATTATTTTAAAAAATTATTAAAATATTTAAGGATAAACGTTTAACCAAAATTAGAACTAATGATAAGCGGGCTGTTCATATTAAATTAACAATAAATTTAAATTTGAATATCATGTATTTTTAATGTGATGATAATTAGTGCTTTACCGCTTAATTTGAACTAAATTAAAAAAAGCGCGAAAGTACAATAAATTTCCTATCCGTTCCAAAAAATAGGGCTATTGTTTTATATGTTTTTTATGAAATATTTTTGCTGTGAAAATAACTGTATGAAAAGAGCTTCCATTAAAGACATAGCCAGAATTGCCGGTGTTTCCGTGGCAACGGTATCCTATGTCCTGAACAGAAAAGAAGGAAGCCGGATCAGCGATGCTACGAAAGAGAAAATTCTTGAAGTCGCCCGATCCATCAATTACACCCCCAACAAGATCGCCAAAAGCTTAAAGATGAGCAAAAGTAAGCTCATCGGTCTTATCGTTGCCGATATTTCCAATGATTTTTATTCCAACATCGCCCGTAATATTGAAGATGAGGCGATGAAGCTCGGCTATACACTCCTGATCGGAAGCTGCGATGAAAATCCCGAAAAGTTTAAAAAACTGACGGAACTTTTTTCCGAACAGCAGGTCGACGGAATGATCGTTGCGCCGGTGGTGGATTCCGATGAAGCCATTCTGAAACTGATCGCCGAAGAATATCCGATTGTTACCATCGACCGTTATCTGAAAAATGTAAGCCTTCCCGGTGTGATGATCAATAATGCAGAAATTTCAGCCCATGTCTGTGACCAGCTTACTGAAAAGAATTTTGATGAAATTATTTATGTGGGCTACGATACCGAACTTCCGCACCTGCTCGACAGGCAGGAGGGATTTGAGGAAAGGATTAAAAAATCGGGTATTCCACTGAAAAGTGTCCTGATCGGTATCCAAAATATCACGGAAGAAATAACCGATAGGCTCAACGAAAATCTGGATCTTAAAAAAAGAACCGCAATTTATTTTTCCAGCAACAAGCTGGGAATTGCCGGACTCAGATACCTGAACGACCACCAGATCCGGGTGCCGGAAAATGTGTCCGTAATTGCGTTTGATGAAACTGAAGCCTATCATCTTTTCCCGACCGATATCAGCTTTATTCAGCAGCCGCTCATCGATATGGCTAAAGAATCCGTAAAGCTTCTGGACGCACAGATCAATAATTATACTCCTGACGGAGAAAGAATAACGCTCCAAGCAAAATATATGGAACGCAATTCTGTAAAATAAAAAATTTTTAAATATTTAATTAAACGTTTAACCTTATGATAAATAATAAAGAGTCGTATGTCGTATGCTTTGGAGAAGTGCTTTGGGATATTTTTCCTGAAGGTTCCAGAGCAGGAGGAGCACCTTTCAATGCAGCTTACAATATCCACAAAATGGGTACCGATGTAAAAATGCTGAGCAGGATCGGGAATGATGAGTTGGGGCACAAACTGGAAGATAAAATTAAAAGCTGGGGCATCACCACAGAATACATCCAGATTGACGATGAGAAACCGACCAGTACGGTGCTGGCAAAAATCGATCAGCATAATGAAGCGTCTTACGAAATCATCAACCATGTGGCATGGGATTATATCGAGTTTCTGCCAGAACATAAAGAACTTGTTTCCAACGCGGAGGCATTTGTCTTCGGAAGCCTTTCTGCAAGAAACGAAAAGACAAGAGAAACGCTTCTTCAGTTGCTTGAGTATGCAAAACTTAAAATCTTTGACGTTAATTTCAGACCGCCTTTTATTGACGTTGAACTCATTAAAACGCTGCTACATAAAGCAGACATCGTAAAGATGAACAAAGCGGAAATGCGTGAAATTATGGCCTATTTCGGGGAAGAGTACAGAAGCGAAGACGAAAGCGCTGCATTTATCCGGAATCATTTTAATATCAAGGAAATCGTTCTGACGAAAGGCAGCAAAGGCGCTAGATATTTTTTCGGAAACCATAACTACGGATTTGAGGCGGTGCCGATTACGATTGCAGATACGGTAGGAAGCGGAGATGCTTTTCTATCAGGATTTATTTCAAAAAGAATCAAAGGGGCCAGTGCGGAGGAAATTATGAATCAGGCTATTTCGCTGGGTGCTTTTATTACTTCTAAAGCAGGGGCATGTCCCGATTACGATTATGCTG from Chryseobacterium sp. SORGH_AS_0447 includes these protein-coding regions:
- a CDS encoding carbohydrate kinase — its product is MINNKESYVVCFGEVLWDIFPEGSRAGGAPFNAAYNIHKMGTDVKMLSRIGNDELGHKLEDKIKSWGITTEYIQIDDEKPTSTVLAKIDQHNEASYEIINHVAWDYIEFLPEHKELVSNAEAFVFGSLSARNEKTRETLLQLLEYAKLKIFDVNFRPPFIDVELIKTLLHKADIVKMNKAEMREIMAYFGEEYRSEDESAAFIRNHFNIKEIVLTKGSKGARYFFGNHNYGFEAVPITIADTVGSGDAFLSGFISKRIKGASAEEIMNQAISLGAFITSKAGACPDYDYAEFDQFRIVHTI
- the map gene encoding type I methionyl aminopeptidase, which translates into the protein MIQLKTIDELRLMKQSAQLVSRTLGMLAKEIKPGITTLYLDKLAHDFIKDHGAEPAFLGYGGFPYSLCISPNEQVVHGFPSKEEIKEGDVLSVDCGAVLNGFVGDHAYTFEIGEVKPETKKLLKVAKESLYKGIEQCVRGKRIGDISHAIQAHCEKEGYGVVRELVGHGVGRQMHEDPQVPNYGRQGSGKVIKDGLTIAIEPMINLGTEKVKFHNDGWTVTTLDNQPSAHFEHDVAVINGKPVLLSTFQYIYDALGIASDEEKAFQLDF
- a CDS encoding class I SAM-dependent methyltransferase, producing MKKITKLLLNKIPRPVLIKMSIWARPLIYQFFKGDKFIDPIDGKSYRKFLPYGYGSQRENALSPGTLSLERHRQMWLYLQNETDFFIKNYKVLHIAPEQEFLRKFKRMRNLDYISADLYSPIVDVKADILNLPFADESFDIVFCNHVLEHIEDDAKAMSELYRILRPGGWGIVQVPMKNALEKTYEDFTIKDPKERQKHFGQYDHVRWYGMDYFERLKKAGFETDINFYSQTFSEEEIKKYGLRKNEILPVIYKKN
- a CDS encoding T9SS type A sorting domain-containing protein, whose product is MKKTFFLLFAGGFLFAQNSELFTNNWYISKIVTAGQTVTTPAMSITLSQSEFTTYPSPGSGYAFNSRYFNSCQIATTFTGVNTFTKMSSACTLAMYGGNNASAVNSFDQQHTDFYIYPALGSTFEYEIVANSSGKTLIITNPSNGNKVFYNNSNIFLGTKETEGKNDFVTFVNPVKERLIVENIENNLSIQIFNMLGQKIYEGKTADNKVQVDTQNFAAGQYMLIIHNKKPYKFIKE
- a CDS encoding multidrug efflux SMR transporter, giving the protein MNWMILVVAGLFEVAFASCLGKVKETSGTAMYLWFAGFLISLTVSMLLLIKATQTLPIGTAYAVWTGIGAVGTALMGIFFFKDPVTFWRIFFIVTLIGSVIGLKAVSPH
- the gpmI gene encoding 2,3-bisphosphoglycerate-independent phosphoglycerate mutase, whose translation is MSKKAILAILDGWGLGTNPDVSALDKANTPFIDSCLKNFPHTTLEASGLAVGLPAGQMGNSEVGHMNLGAGRVVYQNLVKLNMAVENGSLGQQKTIQDAFDYAKKENKKVHFIGLVSDGGVHSHINHLKGLLTAAHESGLHENVFVHAFTDGRDCDPHSGKGFIEDLQDHMEKTVGKLATVVGRYYAMDRDKRWERVKIAYDAMVEGVGAQTTNALLEIQKSYDENITDEFMKPIIMIDSTAIGNVVPVAKINDHDVVICFNFRTDRGREITEVLTQHDNPEYFMRKLPLYYVTLTNYDKTFQNVHVVFDEEVLHETMGEILERNHKTQIRIAETEKYPHVTFFFSGGREEPFNGEKRLLCPSPKDVPTYDLKPEMSAYDITNAIVPELEHETADFVCLNFANTDMVGHTGVFEAAVKAAETVDKCIEKVATTAYEHGYAVFILADHGNSDVMINADGSPNTQHSTNLVPFIVMDKDNTWNLKPGKLGDVAPTILKVMGVEIPEVMNGDILVS
- a CDS encoding inorganic pyrophosphatase is translated as MIPNFKAHPWHGISAGEDAPNVVNVFVEIVPSDTIKYEVDKETGFLKVDRPQKFSNIIPALYGFVPRTYCDTAVMNLAVERGATDVTMGDHDPLDICVLSSHNIHAGGLLMEAIPIGGFKMIDGGEADDKIVAVMIGDHAFGHFRDIAELPEAEVKRLMHYFLTYKNLPDEPAKCRIQEVYGAEHAKTVIKASQEDYLNNYGG
- a CDS encoding Crp/Fnr family transcriptional regulator; its protein translation is MSIDEILDRIYPLPESSKISLKESIKEVSYPKNFCLMEAGKFVPYVYFVKTGIVRAYASAEEKDITFWFGSEGEPVVSMKSYVENNPGYENIELLEPCEMYKLKTENLKKLYHEDIHIANWGRKFAERELVKTEELIISRQFKTALERYKDLMRDKPDLLKRVQLGHIASYLGITQVSLSRIRAEMK
- a CDS encoding LacI family DNA-binding transcriptional regulator, with the protein product MKRASIKDIARIAGVSVATVSYVLNRKEGSRISDATKEKILEVARSINYTPNKIAKSLKMSKSKLIGLIVADISNDFYSNIARNIEDEAMKLGYTLLIGSCDENPEKFKKLTELFSEQQVDGMIVAPVVDSDEAILKLIAEEYPIVTIDRYLKNVSLPGVMINNAEISAHVCDQLTEKNFDEIIYVGYDTELPHLLDRQEGFEERIKKSGIPLKSVLIGIQNITEEITDRLNENLDLKKRTAIYFSSNKLGIAGLRYLNDHQIRVPENVSVIAFDETEAYHLFPTDISFIQQPLIDMAKESVKLLDAQINNYTPDGERITLQAKYMERNSVK
- a CDS encoding acyl-ACP desaturase, which gives rise to MYQQLVRKEVMGILEKEVGSFLDKFLTPIEKIWQPSDYLPDPSSENFKYDLEEIQTFAREMPYDLFVTLIGDCITEEALPSYESWLMGVDGVDQEQKEIGWANWVRAWTAEENRHGDLLSKYLYLCGRVNMREVEVTTQYLINDGFDLGTSMDPYRNFVYTSFQETATNISHRRVGTLAKQCGNGKLAKMCGVIAADEARHAKAYKHFVAKILEIDPSEMILAFEDMMRKKIVMPAHMMRQSGQKAGELWGHFSDAAQRCMVYTGQDYINIMKELLDEWKIEHVKGLNEKAEKAQEYLMKLPARLQKITDRISTPDLQFQFNWVKS
- a CDS encoding BT0820 family HAD-type phosphatase codes for the protein MMNNKKIAVDFDGTIVDDAYPSIGKPKIFAFETLRRLQAEGYRLILWTYRHGKTLDEAVEFCKKNGIEFYAVNSSFEGEVFDSATQSRKLDADWFIDDRNLGGFPGWGEIYNIIQERIEFRVEGKEVLAYSKLKKEKKKGLFW
- a CDS encoding phytanoyl-CoA dioxygenase family protein, with translation MFKQIRNYKLPYIVYNFFNKKKLKHNIPLYKKYGIPKSYFSSISSKDFEHLPTTERKVDYDRLKETNFYKNLSEENQHSAENFDDLGYLILRNYLTDETTDKINDEIHKLMTDGTIKFRYGGKLMFAIHHSEIIRNIGDNKDLLDFLSILIDGQAKLFQSINFINGSQQKTHSDSIHMTTYPLGGLLGVWIALEDVDENNGALHYIPGSHKLPYFLNSEYDNEGDAFRIGKKSYKAYEEFLEGKVRELGLKKEIFRAKKGDLLIWHANILHGGEPHLDKSRTRKSLVYHYFDENSVCYHEVTQRPALFEL